In Candidatus Omnitrophota bacterium, the genomic window CTTCCAGGGTCGGCTTTCGCTTCTCAATGGCCGCTTTCTGCATGCCCGCCTTCAGCAGCCGCAAGGTATCAATGCGGGTGCGGTCCCCGGCCTTCATCGCCGTCTTGTAGTCGGTGTCCAGTCGTTCACTCAGGGTTGCCATGATCTTGTATTGTAACATCTTTTCCTTCGGAAACATACCGGAAGAGCCCCAATTGTCGCAAGACGCGCTCATTATCCCGCCAGTTCTCGGCGACTTTGACCCAGAGGCCCAGGTGGACTTTCTTTCCCAGCAGCCGCTCGATCTGCTGCCGCGCGGCGGAGCCAATCTGTTTCATCATCGCGCCCTCGCGGCCGATCACGATGGCTTTCTGCCCATCCCGCTCCACGAGGATCGTCGCGTGGATTGCCAGCACCCGCGGCCGCTCTTCGATTTGATCCACGATGACGCCGACCGCGTGAGGGACTTCCTGGTGCGTGGCGATCAAGACCTGTTCGCGGATGAGCTCGCTGATGCGGAAGCTGGCGGGCTGATCGGTGTGGTGTTCCGGGTCATACCACCGGGGCCCTTCGGGCAGGTGCGCGATGATGGCGTCAAGCAAGACCGGCATCTGCTCTCCCGTCAAGGCTGAGATGGGAATGCAGTCGTCGAAGAGGCGCTGTTGGGCGCACGCTTTCAGCAGCGGCAACAGCTTCGGTTTCTTGACCGCATCGACTTTGTTGATGGCGAGCAGCGCGCTGCGGTGTTGGCGGCTTGAAGCGCGCTGTTCAAGCGCTTGCCTGGTTTGGTCAAATACTCGCTCATCCTCCGGCCTGAGGCTGACGCGACCATCAATGACGGCGACGATGACATCGGCCTCCTCGAGCACGGATTTTGCGACTTCGACCATATACCGGCCCAAGACATGCTCAGGTTTGTGCAAGCCGGGGCTGTCAAGAAAGAGCACCTGCGCTTCAGGTCGGGTGAGCACACCCAAGATGCGTTGGCGGGTGGTCTGTGGCTTTGACGACACGATGGCGATTTTCTCCCCCAAGTAATAATTAAGGATCGTGGATTTCCCCACGTTCGGCCGACCCACGATACCAACAAACCCTGAGCGATAGGTCATGTCAGGCGCGGGTGGGCTTTCGTTTACGAGCGATCCAGGCTAGCAGTTCGTTGAGTGACAGGCAGTTGAGGAGATGTTTGGGTTCAAGCCACGCGCGCCGAGCCACGCCGAGCCCAATGGCCATCTGGTCGAGTTGATCCAGGCTGTGGCTGTCGGTCGAAATCGCCAGCATGGCTCCGGCTTGCTGCGCGGCGCGCGCTTGCGCATCTCCGAGGTCAAGGCGTTTCGGATACGCGTTGATCTCCAGGGCGGTGTGCGTCTTGTGCGCGGTCTGGAAGACCGCATCCAGGTCTACGGCATACGGCTCCCGCTGGCCCATCAGCCGCCCGGTCGGATGGGCAATCACGGTGACATGCGGATTTTCCATCGCGCTGACGAGTCGATGCGTCAAGCGGGTGTGATGCTGGCTGAACCCGGAGTGGATGGAGCCAATGACCACATCCAAGTCAGCCAAGACCGCATTCGGATAATCCATGGAGCCGTCGTTGAGGATATCCACCTCCGCTCCGGTGAGCAACCGGAATGGGCTAAGGCGTTCATTCAGCTTTCGGATCTCGCCCAGTTGCCGGCGCAAGCGCGCCACGGACATGCCGTGGGCGATGGTCAGCGACTGAGAATGGTCGCAAATCGCCAGGTACTGGTAGCCGCGCGCTCTGCCGGCGTTCGCCATGGCTTCGAGCCGGTCGCTTCCATCAGACCAATTCGTGTGGATGTGAAAGTCGCCTCGGATATCGCCGGCCTCGACCAGCTGGGGCAGGCGGCCGGCCTTGGCGGCTTCAAGTTCTCCATGGTCCTCGCGCAGCTCTGGGGCGATCCAGGGCAGGCCGAGAGCCTGGTACACCTCTTCCTCTTCCCTGCCCGCGGCCCACCGGTTGGTTCGCGCACGGAACACCCCGTACTCGTTGACCTTCAGTCCCTTTCGCGCTGCCAGTTCCCGCAGGCGGACGTTATGCTCCTTCGAACCGGTAAAATACTGAAGCGCCGCGCCAAAACTCTTCGGAGCCACGACGCGCAGGTCCACCTGCAGCCCTTCAGGTGTGAGGATCGAGGTTTTGGTGCTGCCGGCCGCGAGGATCCGACGGCAGAACGATTGGCGGCGCCATGCGCGCATGACCCGCTCAGGGCTTGAGGAAGCGGCAAGCAGGTCGAGGTCGCCGATCGTTTCCTTCATCCGCCGGAGGCTCCCGGCGGTTGAGACGCGCGTCACTCCAGGGATCTGTCGCAGCGCGGCGATCAGGTGCGAGGAGATCTGCAACGCCAACCCCAGATGCATGCGCGCCCTGCCCTGTTTAACCACGTCAATATTTCTCAGGATGTTGTCTTCTTTTTTCGCCTGAAATCCCGGCAGCGTACGAAGCCGATGCGATCGCGCCGCCGCCTCAAGCGTGCGCACTGAAGAAATGTTGAGGCGTTCAGTCAGCAGTTTGGCTGTTTTGGGGCCGATGCCAGGGACCTCAAGCAGGTCACACACGCCTTGGGGGATGGACTGCTTGAGGCGCTCAAAGGCCATGATACGGTTGGTCTTGAGATATTCCGTGATCTTCGCGGCAAGATCCGTCCCGATGCCGGAGAGTTGTGTCAAGCGTCCTGCCGAGGCCAGCGATTCAAGATGTCCGCTGAAGCTCTCAAGATTCTGCGCGGCTCGGCGGTAGGCGCGGATGCGAAACGGGTTCTCTCCCCGATATTCCAGGAGGTCTGCCATGCGGGCGAAGATGGCGGCAATGTCATGCTGGGTCATGGCGCGGGACCGGTTGGCGCGGTCTTGAGAAAATCAGGGAGCCATGCGCGCCAGTGCCCTTCGAGCTTTGCCAGCGTGACATGGCAGACGTCGGTCAGCGCGGCATCCAATGACTGCCCTTCGCCGAGCGCTTTCAACAGCCGGCGGATGCGCCACCATCCATAGCGGTCCAGGAGATACGCCGCGAGGCTGTACGATTGATCGTACACGAGCGCGGCGTCCTCCGATTGGGTCGTGGAGAACCGCTCCGAGAGCTCCGTCAGCGGAATGAGTTGCTGGGCCGAATGCGCTCGGCTCAGGGCATGAAGCGATTTCACCCCCTCTTGACGGCCTTCGTATTCGGCGAGACCTTCATTCAGCCATCGAGGGCATCTGACCCCGGTCAGCTCGGCAATCACCGCGTGCGTGTATTCGTGGAAGACGATCTGCCTGACCGTGGTCGACGGCAGCTGCGCGCTGGGCAGCGGCACGCGGATCTTCCCATCAAATTGCCCCCCGACCCACTCCGGCGTGTCGCGCCGCAATTGCCGGAAACTCTCCGCGCTGTAGATGAGCACGATGATTTTATGCTTCGGCCAGCACGCAAAATCCAGCCCGATCCGCCGGCGGGCATCGAGCAGCGCATCGCGGATATCAAACCCCACCGGGCTCTGGAGTTTTTCTTCATAGCGCAGGTCAAAGGACGCTTGAGAGAGCCGCTCGAACTTCGATTCGATCGGCAGCTCCTCGGTGACCTGGGCGAGCTGCTGGGCGATCCCAGGCAGCTGTGGATCCAGCTGGATGGCCTGCTGCCATGCGGCTTTGGCTTCCTTGAGCCGTTGGCGGTCATATTCAATGCGTCCCAGCAACGCATAGCCGATGGCCAGTTGAGGATTGGCCGCCAGGGCCTTGCGGATCAGCGTTTCGGCATCGACCAATTGATGAGCGACGTACTGCTCCTGAGCTTGATTGGCGTACATCGTGCTCAAATTCTCGACGACCTGCTGATTCAACGGATCCAGTTCCCGCGCGCGCTCAAGCTGCTCCGTTGCGCTTCGCCACTGGCGCTGTTCTCCAAGGCTCACCCCGTAGTTGTTATAGGCGGTCGCCAGCTGCTGGCGGACATAGGCCATGCCGGGACGGTCGTACATCTGCTGCTGGAGTTTCGCAATGACCGTTGGCCAATCCGCCGGCTCCTTCGTCGCCTCCTCAGCCGAGGCCAGCCGGCTTGCCGAGCAGATGATGAGGCCCAGCAGCGCCAGCCGTCTCATGGCTCATACAGGCTCTGAAGCAGCGAGGCGTACCGCTGGGCGATGACACTGCGTTTAGCTTTGAGGGTTGGGGTCAACTCCCCAGACGTTTGTGAAAATTCTTGGTCCAGCAGCGCGATCTTCTTGACTTGCTCAAAGCTCGGGCACCCCTGCTGTTTGGCTTGGACCAGGGTCCAGTAGAATTCGATGATTCGCGGCTCGCGGACCAGCTCCTGCAACGACCGGGAGGCGATCTCCTGCTCTTGCGCGTAGCGGCGCAGGCGCTCGATCTGGGGGACGATCAGCGCGACGCAATACGGGTGGCGGTCCCCATAGACAAATGCCTGCGCGATGTGGGGATCGGTGACGAAGAGGCTCTCAAGCTTTTGGGGTGCGACAAACTTTCCTCCCGCGGTCTTAATAAGATCCTTTTTCCGATCCGTAATGAACAGGTACCCATCCTGATCCAGATGGCCAATATCCCCGGTGGAGAACCACCCATCCACGAGGACTCCGGCGGTGGCTTGGGGGTTGCGGTAGTAGCCCTGCATGACGCCTGGTCCGCGCGTGAGAATCTCGCCATCTTCGGCGATCCGAACCTCCACGTCGGGAATGCGCTGCCCCACGCTGCCAAACCGCGGCCGGGGAGGCCGGTTGACCGTGATCACCGGTGATGTTTCCGTCAGCCCATAGCCTTCGAGGATGATGATCCCTACCCAATAGAAGAATTCGGCGATCTCCTTGGAGAGGGGCGCGCTTCCAGAGACGAAGAATTTGAGCCGCCCGCCAAGCCGTTTGCGCAGCGCGCGGTAGACGAGGTGATCCGCGAGCCACCGCTGCACGGCCAACGGCAGCGGCAGCCGTCGTCCGGTGGCCTGATGGGCCGTGGCGCGTTGGCCGACGTTCAGGGCCCACGTGGCGATCCGCCGCTTGAAGGGAGAAGCCTGCTGGAGGTGCTCATGGATGCGCGCATACAGCTT contains:
- the era gene encoding GTPase Era, which produces MTYRSGFVGIVGRPNVGKSTILNYYLGEKIAIVSSKPQTTRQRILGVLTRPEAQVLFLDSPGLHKPEHVLGRYMVEVAKSVLEEADVIVAVIDGRVSLRPEDERVFDQTRQALEQRASSRQHRSALLAINKVDAVKKPKLLPLLKACAQQRLFDDCIPISALTGEQMPVLLDAIIAHLPEGPRWYDPEHHTDQPASFRISELIREQVLIATHQEVPHAVGVIVDQIEERPRVLAIHATILVERDGQKAIVIGREGAMMKQIGSAARQQIERLLGKKVHLGLWVKVAENWRDNERVLRQLGLFRYVSEGKDVTIQDHGNPE
- the polX gene encoding DNA polymerase/3'-5' exonuclease PolX, with translation MTQHDIAAIFARMADLLEYRGENPFRIRAYRRAAQNLESFSGHLESLASAGRLTQLSGIGTDLAAKITEYLKTNRIMAFERLKQSIPQGVCDLLEVPGIGPKTAKLLTERLNISSVRTLEAAARSHRLRTLPGFQAKKEDNILRNIDVVKQGRARMHLGLALQISSHLIAALRQIPGVTRVSTAGSLRRMKETIGDLDLLAASSSPERVMRAWRRQSFCRRILAAGSTKTSILTPEGLQVDLRVVAPKSFGAALQYFTGSKEHNVRLRELAARKGLKVNEYGVFRARTNRWAAGREEEEVYQALGLPWIAPELREDHGELEAAKAGRLPQLVEAGDIRGDFHIHTNWSDGSDRLEAMANAGRARGYQYLAICDHSQSLTIAHGMSVARLRRQLGEIRKLNERLSPFRLLTGAEVDILNDGSMDYPNAVLADLDVVIGSIHSGFSQHHTRLTHRLVSAMENPHVTVIAHPTGRLMGQREPYAVDLDAVFQTAHKTHTALEINAYPKRLDLGDAQARAAQQAGAMLAISTDSHSLDQLDQMAIGLGVARRAWLEPKHLLNCLSLNELLAWIARKRKPTRA
- a CDS encoding tetratricopeptide repeat protein, whose product is MRRLALLGLIICSASRLASAEEATKEPADWPTVIAKLQQQMYDRPGMAYVRQQLATAYNNYGVSLGEQRQWRSATEQLERARELDPLNQQVVENLSTMYANQAQEQYVAHQLVDAETLIRKALAANPQLAIGYALLGRIEYDRQRLKEAKAAWQQAIQLDPQLPGIAQQLAQVTEELPIESKFERLSQASFDLRYEEKLQSPVGFDIRDALLDARRRIGLDFACWPKHKIIVLIYSAESFRQLRRDTPEWVGGQFDGKIRVPLPSAQLPSTTVRQIVFHEYTHAVIAELTGVRCPRWLNEGLAEYEGRQEGVKSLHALSRAHSAQQLIPLTELSERFSTTQSEDAALVYDQSYSLAAYLLDRYGWWRIRRLLKALGEGQSLDAALTDVCHVTLAKLEGHWRAWLPDFLKTAPTGPAP
- a CDS encoding long-chain fatty acid--CoA ligase, whose amino-acid sequence is MNETIPARFDRQVATRSAHPLFLTKRGGAYHPITWQQADNDVVALSNYLLIRQVNPGDRLLILSENRPEWAMADLAIQSVGAWTVPLYPNLLPEDLAMIANNCEPVGAIASSPDQIRKLLAIIPRVPSLRWIIALDPHDQASNLLTPWSEALAKGSEQGTRLEEVRQARRSRLQPDETATLLYTSGTTGEPKGVMLTHRNLLSNVDACLRILPITSQDLHLSFLPLSHIFERMAGWYLMLSAGACVAYAESMETIALNMAEAHPTVMLGVPRIFEKLYARIHEHLQQASPFKRRIATWALNVGQRATAHQATGRRLPLPLAVQRWLADHLVYRALRKRLGGRLKFFVSGSAPLSKEIAEFFYWVGIIILEGYGLTETSPVITVNRPPRPRFGSVGQRIPDVEVRIAEDGEILTRGPGVMQGYYRNPQATAGVLVDGWFSTGDIGHLDQDGYLFITDRKKDLIKTAGGKFVAPQKLESLFVTDPHIAQAFVYGDRHPYCVALIVPQIERLRRYAQEQEIASRSLQELVREPRIIEFYWTLVQAKQQGCPSFEQVKKIALLDQEFSQTSGELTPTLKAKRSVIAQRYASLLQSLYEP